In Pseudomonas sp. HR96, the DNA window CTGGGTGGCCAGCGCCAGCCGGTTGCCAGGGTCGCTGTTGAGCACAGGGGGCGCGGCGAAATCCAGCTGCAGGGTGGTCAGCGGTTTATTGAATATCGCCTGGGTGACGCGATGCGTGCCATCGGCGACATTGTGGGTCAGGCCGCAGCCGCCAAGCGCGCAGGCGCAGGCCAGCGGGACCAGCCCGCGGCCGAGTCTAGTAATGAACATGTTCGACTTCCTTGATGAGGGACAGAGGCGCAGCCAGGCCGTGGTAGCTGCCCAATTCGATACGGATGGACGCGTGCTCGGGGTGGCGCGCGGCGTGGTCGCTCAGGCCGAGGACGGCAGTCATGCCGAGCAGCAGGCCAGGCGCGCCGATGATCGGCAGCGGCAGGCAGCGCAGCGGCAGGTGCAACTGCAGGCGTGCGCTGCAACGCCAGCCCAGATAGACCCGCAGCAGCACCAGCAAGTCGCTGTGCAGGGGCTGGCCCGGCAGCCAGCCGCGGGCCTGCGCGCGGTCGTCGGTGAACAATTGGACGAGGATCTGGCTGTTGACGTCCACGCCCTCGCCGCCGATGGGAATGCCGTCGCCAAGGATCACCGGGTGCGCACGCGACAAGCTCGGCGCCGGCACCAGGCGCATCGGCAGCGGCTGATGGGCCTGCACCGCCACGCCAGTGCCGGGCGCCAGCAGGTCGACCAGCGCGCCGACGCCTTCGGCATTGCGCGTGGGCAGGCGCATCACCCCCAGCAGCGCGAGAAAGCGCGAGACCGGCGTGGCGATGTGGCTGGCCGTGCCGGGAATGCCCAGGCCGACCAGCCCCAGCAGGCAGCGCGAGGTCGCATCGCGCCCCCCTGCCTCGAACGACGCCGGGTACGAGTACTTGCGCCAGATGCGATAGAACTGGGTGAAGATCCGGTGGTTGAAGATGTCCAGAAACGCCTCGAGTGCCTCATGGCCCTCGACGCCCTGGGCGATGTCCTCGACGTAGTCCGAAGGCAGCGGCGAGTCGACGCCATACAGGCCCAGCAGCCAGGTGCGCACGGTGGCCGGCCGCGCGGGATGGCCTGGCGGGTATTCCAGCGAGTGCAGCTCGCTGGCCGCGAAGGCCAGGCCGCGATGCGGCTTGAAACGCACCGGATCGTCGGCCGGCGATGCACTGCTGCCCAGCGGTGCACTGCCGGGCACGGCGCGTTCGAGCAGTTGGCAGAACCGGTACAGGTTGGCTTCGCTGATGCCAGGCCCCAGCTGCTCGAGCACGCCACTGGCATTCAGCCGGGAATGTGCTGACTGTGATTTTCTGTCCATCGAAGGCATTTTCCAGAGGGTTGCAGGATCAGCGTGAGCTGGTTGAACAGGTGCACATCGGCATAGATGGCAAAGAAGCGGCTGAGCATTTCACCAAACAGGCAGATGTCGCCTTCGCCGAGAAAGCCGTTGCTGTCGAGGGTCACCTGAATGTCCACGCCGCGCTTGACGAAGTTCTTCTCCAAGCGCTGGATCAGCGCGTGGCGCACCTGGAGAATCGCCGCGAGCTGGCGGCGATTGGCCTCGCAACCGCTCCAGTCATACAGCGCCAGGGTGCCGCGCAAGACCTCGGCGTTGTCCATCATCGACAGGTAGGTGGAGCCCAGGTGGCTGAGCACGCGCCAGTGAAAGCGGTCGCGGCTGGGCGGGTAGCACGGCAACGTCGGCGCGCACAGGTTGCGCACGCGCAGCCCGCTCTGGCCAGGCTTGACCGCCGTGTCGAGCAGGGTGCTGCCCAAGGCCTTGCGCGGCAGCAGGCCGTTGGTCCCGGTCAGGTGCAGGGACAGGCTGTGGTTCACACCCAGGCTGTCGCGGTCGAAACCATCGCCGCCAAGCACCAGCCAGGTGTCGTGCAAACCCGCCACGTTGCGCTTGAGCCGGGTGTGGAAATAGCGTTCGGGCGCCGCCTCGCGGAGCATGCCACCCTTGTGCCGGAAACTGCTGAAGGGCACGTATGGCTGAAGCCCACCGTCGAGTGCCGAACTGACCCCATCCACTGAAAAGATCTCGGTATGGCCGTCCTGCAGGCGCATCGGCCGCAGCAGGTATTCGCTCTGCTGCGGCCCCAGGGTCAAGGGGTCGGCCTCCAGGGCGAACAGGTTGATCACCGGCACCGCATGCAGGCGCAGGTTCGCCGCCTCCAGCGGCAACTCGTCGGGCCACGACTCGTTGAGCACCACTTCCAGCTCGAAGCCGCTCGGTTGCCCACCGAGGTCGAGGTGCTCGAGGCCGCGCAGGGTCACGAACATGAATTTCGGGCGAAAGGTGAAGTACTCGAGCAGCAGCTGATAGCCGCTGAACGCGCCCTTGGCCAGCGGCCACAGGCGCTCGTGCTCGGCAAAGCCGCTGGCCACGAACGATGCCTCGGTGGCCCGGCGCCGGGGTTCGCCGGGCAGGCGCAGATGAATCGCCTGGGTCTGCAGGGTCAAGGCGCGGTGCAAGGCGCTGGCGATCGGCGCATCGGCGTGCAGGTAGAACGACAGGTCCGCCAGCGGCACCTGCTGCCAGTCGGCCCGCGCACCGCAGGTAAAACCCAGGCGCAGCAGCGAGCGGCCATCGGGCTCGCGCGCCACCTGCAGGCTGTCCAGCTGCAGCGGCCGCAACAGCGTGTCGCGGGTGGTGGTGTACTGGCAGCGGGTCTGCGCCGGGCCGATCGGCTGCGAGAGCACGGCGAAGCCCTTGCTGATCGGCTCGCACTGCTTCATGCGCTGCAGATCGGGCCGCAACTCGACCACCGACAGCGACGGAATCGCCCGCAGGTAGTGCGGCCACAACAGGCTGACCAGACCTTCGGTCAATTCCGGCAGATCATCGTCGAGCTTCTCGCGCAGGCGCCCCATCAAGAACGCGAAGCCCTCGAACAGGCGCTCCACATAAGGGTCGCGCGCACCCGGTTGGTCCATGTGCAAATAGGCGGCGCGGTCGGGGAAGGCTTCGGCGAACTCCTGGCCGGCCTCGCGCAGATAACGCATCTCGGCATCGAAATAGCGCAAGGTCAGGTTTTCATCTTTCATCACGACTCCTCCATCGACAGGTACTCACCACTCACCGCCGAGGTCTGAAAAATCTGCTCCGGCAGTTTGAAGCCACGCAGCTTGAGCAGCGCCAAGGGCCCGTGGCCCAGATCGGTGCGCAGGTGCCAGGTCAGCGGCAGGCCATCGGGCGCCTTCAACACCAGCCGAAAACGCGTGTCGCTGTCGTCCAGCGGCGTGACCTTGGCCAGTTCCAGCCAGCGGATCAGCCCCCAGCTGCCCTCGTACTCCCCGAACACCTGCGAATCGCGGGTCAGGCTGGTCCAGCTCAGCTGCACGCCGGGGTAGTCGTTGCGGCCCGGCCAGGCGAAGCGCTGCCAGCTTTCCATCTGGTTGAAGTACTCCAGGGTCTGGCCGTCGAGCCTCAAGGTGGTCTGCACCACGTCGCGCACCGGCTTGGCCCGCAGGTCGAAATGCAGGCCCAGGTTGCCGTCGGTGTAGAGCACCTCGGCCAGCTCGCTGAGCTGGTCCAGCGCCTTGAGAAACTGCGGGTTGAAGCGCAGCCCCTGGCTGTTGCCGCGGTCGGCGACCCAGTGCTTGCCTTCGCGGTGCAGCACGCCGCCCAGCTGGCTGGCAAGAAACTGGTCGATGTGGCCGCTGCCGCGGCGGATCATCTGGCCGAGCATCGGCAGCGAGGCATCGCTCAAGGTGGCGGCAAACGGGTAACGGCCGCCGAAGGCGCCCTCCCAGTGAGCGACGATGTTGCGCTGCCACTGGCGGTTGAGGCTGGCCGCCGAGGGCTGCAGCACGCTCTGCCAGGCCTGGCTCAGCGGCTCGACGAACAGGCTCTGGCCAAACCCGCTCCACTGCGCGCCGAGGCCGGCGGCCAGCAGGCTGCCGTAGTCGCGGGTGTCGCTGAGGTCGACGCTGCGGCCCTGGAACACGCTTTGCGCCAGCGCCTGGGTCATGGCCTGCGGGTCCGCGGCGTTGCTGATCTGCTGCAACTTCAGGCGCACGCGGGTGACCCGGGTGAGAAAGTCTTGCAGGCTGTTGGCCTCGGCGCCCTTGTCGAGCAGTTGCAGCAGCGGGCCGAAGGTCGCGTCCAGCGGCCCGCGCAGGCCGACGCCGTGCTGATCGATCGCCGGCGCCTGGCGCACGTCGACCAGACGCTGCGCCGACTGGATCAGCGAGTCGGCCAGGGCCTGGCCTTGCGCGCCGGTCTGGCCCTGGTAGGCCAGGGTGTTGACCAGCGCGATCAGCGGCGACTGGCGCACGTCGCTCATTAAGCTCAGCTGGTCGATCACCTGGGGCAGATCGGCAGCCTTGCGCCAGCGCAGACTGTTGAGAAAACCCAGCCAAGCGCCGCTGAAATCGGCGAAGTAGCGCTCGGTCAGCTGCGCCTTCAGCGCCTGCGGCGAGAGCGCTCCGGCGACGCTGCCCGGCTGGTCGCTGAGCACCCAGTCGATCTGTTCGCGACGCCCCTCGGCGATGCGCTCGATGGCCTTGCGCACCTGGCCTTCCCAGGCCTGGCGGGTGAACACCCCAGGCACCTGGCGGTCGCTGCCGAACAGGGCGGCGACGTCGGTGTCGGCAACCATCTGCGCCAGGGTCAGGTCCGGGTAATGCCGGCGCGCCTGCTCCAGCACTTCGTGGTACAGCGCCGCTTCGCCGTTGCGCTGGCCGAGCTGACCGAGCATGACCTGGCGCGCCTGGGCGATCAGCTGGCGGTCAGGCGCGATGGCCCACTGCGGGTGCGCGGCCAGTTGCTCGGCGTAGAACTGCCAGAGGCGCGGCGCCAGGGTCTGCCACAGCCCGCTGGGCACGTCGGCACGCTGCGCGTCCACCGCCGCCAGCGTGGCGGCAAGAAAGCCCGCGTCGACCTTGTCCGGCTGGGCCATCATCAGGTACGCCTTGAGCGGGTCGTAGGCCTGCTGCGCCGCCTCGGCGCGCTGCGGGCTGCTGGCCGGCAAGGCGACCAGCGCGCGCAGCCGGGCCTCGAGACGCTGGCGAGCGACGTCGCGGATCAATCGGTTGTTGCCCTCGGCATACAGCGGCCACAGACGCTCGCCCAAGGCGGCGTTGGCGTTCAAGCCCCAGTCCGTGGCCAGGCCCAGCTGCCACGGCGCGCCGTGCTCGCGCTGGTACTCCAGGCGGTCGAGTTCGCGCGCCAGCTCATGCAGGGCAAACACCTGCGCCGGCGGCTCGCCCCCCGGCTGCAGCGCCGCCAGCGGAATCTCGGCCAGCTGCGCGCGGTGGCCGGCATACGCCAGCAGCATGCCCAGCAATGCCACGCCCATGCCGGCCATCGCACCCAGGTAGGCGACCCGCGCCGGGTGCCAGCCGAGCGCCCGCCCGCGCACCCTGCGGTCGCGCAGGATGCCGAGCCAGGCGTCGTCGGTCTGCAGCAAATGCGGCAGGCCCGGGGTCGGGACCGCCTCAAGCGGCAGACTGAAAAACAGCCCGCGCAACGGCGTGCCGCGAGCAAAACCGTTGAGCAGCGGGCTCAGCGCCTGACGCCAGTCGGCGATGCCCGACTGCGCCAGGCCGACCGACAGCCGCAGGAAGAAGTCATGCCGCGCAGCCTTGTGCATCTGCTGCACGCCCTGCTCGCGCAGGGGCGTGATGAGGCTGCGCAGGCTCTTCTCGATGGCGTCCAGCGAAGCCCTGCGCGACCACAGGCAACCGGCGGGCAGGCCCGGCCGGCCGGTTTGCGGCCAATGGCTGGCGCACACCTGCCAGAGGTAGAGCGGCGGCTGCCAGCGCAGGGTGTGGGTGAGCTGGCGCAGGTGACGGGCGCCGCTGGCCATGTGCGCGTAGTCGTCGCGCTGGGCGGTGGCCAGGGCCCAGACGATGGCGTCGACGGGGCGGTGTGGGCGCAACTTCTGCAGCGTCACGATGACCTCCGAATCCAGCATCTGAGCCTGGCTGCCGCCCCAGATCAGCAGGCAGCCGTTGGCATCCAGCCAGCGCCGCGAGCACAGTGTGGGAGCGACCGCCTCGACGTGCTCAGGCACCCCCACTACCAGCAGCAAACGCGCTTTGCGGCGCCAGAGCAGACCGAACTGGTCGCGCAAGTAGGTCGCCATGCGGTCTGAATCACCCAGGGCAGGCTCGACTGGCAGGGCTTCGCAACGGCCACGACTGCCCACCTTGTCTCGCCAGGTCGAGTAGAACGCGTGTGCGCCGAGAGTCCGGCCGATCCAGCTGCCGAGTCCTCCGAGAAGGTGGGTCGCAAGCCCGAGCGCCAACAAGGCGGCCGTCCATTTGAAACTGTCCGTTTCGCCATGCGCAGGCACCAGCGGATTGTCCACCCAGATCAACAGGCCTCCGCCAAGCAACAGGCACAGCACAATGATCCAGCTACTGATTCGTTTGTTATGCACGATGAATCCTTGTCTTGAAATCTCAAGCGGGTCGAACGACACACGCTTGTAGAGAGCCGTCCTGGAGATGGCCGTCCTGGCATGCGCCGTCCTGTACCAGCAGCAATTGCGGCTCGGTGTCCCGGCCGGCACGCTCAGTGGCGATGATCAACGCGATGTTGCCGAGCGCTGCTGCGGGCATGCCGAAACAGTCGTCGAGGTCTTGCCAGCGCGACAGGTCGATGGCATTCCCAAGGCCGTTCAGCCCCAGCGCCAGCTCACGTCTGGACACCGGACCGACTTGCGAGGACAGGGTAAAAAACGCAGCTGTGGCGCCCTCGAGATTCGCCCAGCGCAGAGCCTCGCCCACCCCACGGCCTTGGCTGTCCACCGACACCGGGCGATGCAGCCATGCCTTGGGCACCCGTGCGTGATCGCTGACCCAGCCCGCCCGGGCGAGCAGGATGGCCGTTACCGACTCCGCCTGGTTGGCCACCGGGGCGGTGAACAGATTGATCTCCAGCGACAGCAGGCGCGCGGCGTTCGGCTCGCCGTCCAGCCAGGAATCAAGCCAGAGCAGGCCTGGCTGCTGGGTGAAGGTCGCGGCGCCGAACCCTGCGGCCCCTGCCACCTCATGCCACAGCGCCGCGACCTGGTCGTCACCGAGCGTGCCGTCGTGGCTTATCCGCACGTGCACCGGTGCAGCACCGAGGGGTGCGCCGAGGCTCGGCTGAAGTGTCTCGATGATGTGGCGCAGGTGGACCGCCAACCGTTGGCAATACTCGCTTTCGCTGTAGTCGAGCGCCGCAGGCTCCAGCCGATTGACGGCGACCGTTTGCCCCGTGGCCGGGAAGTAAGTCGACTTGAGCGGCTTGCCGGAGTCAGTCGGCATCTGTGCCAAATCAGAACTTCCGACTGCGGTGCAATAGGCCGTATCGAGCAGCGCAGCCCGTCGTTGCCCCTTGGCCAACAGTGCCTGCAACTGCCGACCCTGCTGCTGGTTCCAGCTTTCGATCCATTCACGGCGCCGCTCATGCGCCAACAAGGCCAAAGCACCCAACAGCAACGCGGCCAGTAACGGCAGAACCACCGAGCAGCCCCAGAACCAGGGCGACATTCGCCATGAATCCTGCGGCCAGAGCCACAGCAGCAGGCCGCTGCAGATCAGCGCCCCTGGCAACCCCACAAGACACCAGCGGCCAATGGCCGGTGCGGCAGGCATAGCCAATCGGCCCGGCAGCGCCTCGAGATCGACCGGCACCTCAAGCCTTCCCGGCGTTCGACAGCGAGCTGATCAATGCGCACCCACAGCGACAGACGTGGCCCTGCAACGCAACCGGTTTGCCATTGGCAATGAACGCACTGTCGCCCTCGGCAATCTGGTTGCGGCCATGACCCGGCAACGGGCATTGCACGAGGTCGCCCATGCACGCCGCCGGCAGCCCCATAAAGATCATGCCACTCTGCGCAGTGAGTACTTCACCGCCTGAAGTCAGTTTATCGCCCAAGCGAACTAAAGGTTGCATATGGCACTCCTTGTTTATTGTTGGATATGGATAGACGCGCAACTTTGCCATCCACGTTTAAAGATTGATACCGGTTGGCGCGAGCTCAACTATTCACGCAAGTCGAATAGAGGGCAAACTGGCCGCCACTATTGCAGCGGGCAGATTGCAGAGCAATACACAAATTACCAAAAACTCATTTCAAAGTATTACGAGCGGCCATCTATTAATTAACCGGCGCGCACGGATAAACCTCGAACAAATCGATATCAAAGAAAAGATAGTTGCCCCTGACCCGCTCAGATTTTTAAGCCAGCGACATTCAGCGTGAGATCAGCTCGTCATCCCGTCAATCTCCAGCCTATCGGCTCCAAGGTTTTCCAGTACCCGGTCTGCAGGCACAACCGTCCGCTGACGCAACCTTTGACTGGTAAATTCGACTGGTCGAATCCGGCAGCCTTGGGCATGGGTCTGCCGGTGGCGGGTTCGAGCATCTTCTCGTCGGCAAGCCGTTTGATCAACTCTTCGCTGGGTTTCTCCGGTGGGATGTTGGCGAGGCGTTCTTCCAGCCACTGGAGTTTGCCGTCCCATTCAGGCAGGGCCGCCGGAGGGAGGGGGACGATTTCGTTGATTTCGGGGACTTTCGGATGGGCGTAGGAATAGCGCGCGAGAATGCGCCAGATAGTGTTATAGCGGCGGACACGCTCCTGGTCCTCTTTCTGGCCTAGATAGTTGAGCTTGTTTGTCTCAAGCGGACCTGCGAAACCACTCTCTAGAAATCCTGCTGAGGTTTCATCGCCTGCGGCGACGCCCATCTGAAATGCTTTCACCGCTTCGGCGTATTGCTTATAAATGGATAGCTTTACACCTAATGAGGTGGCGGCATCGCCATGACCCTGCTCCGCAGCACAACGATACATGGCGTTGGCTACTAATGGTGCAATATTAATAGGAGCCAATTTTTTAGCAATATAGGCCTGTCCTTGCGCACTACCTTCGTCAGCGGACTTGCGCAAATAGCGCAATGCCATTTCGGGATCACGTGCCAGTCCAGCTGATCCTTGCTGCAAGAACTTGCCGATGAAGAAGTATCCAGTAGCGACCCCGCCAGAAATTAATTCCTGGGACAAGCGTAGGTACTCGCGCCCGCCGAGTATGAAGAAGCCACGCATGGCGCCCGACTGCAGGTTCATATTGGCCTTGTAATGACGATGCTCGGCCGCAATACGATACAGTCGCTCGATTTCTACATCCACCAATTTATCCTGCTTGAGCACGTTGTTTTTCTGTAGCCAGCGGGCGTACTTGAACAGAAGATCGGGCTCTGGGTCAGGCTCAGGAATTTTTTCATGGACGCAGGTAAACGCAAGATTGGCTTTGACATCGGCGAGGCTATCTATATCGGCTACCTTGTTAGCGCTATTTGTTTGGCTGTTGTCACAGGCAGCGATGACAAGGCAAGCTGAAGCCATAGCGCCACGAGTGAATTTAACACTCTGATCGCGTATCAGCGCAAAGGCAGCGCTGTACTTGATACGTTTACTTGTAATATCGAGTGCTCCCTCATGCCTGAATTTAAAGTTTGCCAATGAACGTCTCAGAATACCCGTCATCCCAGCAGCCCCCAATGCACCCGCTCCTCAGTAACCGTATGCTTATCGGAAAACGGCCAGGAGCGAACAAAGTAGCGCTCGGCGAAATGGGTGGGCATGATCTCGCCCTCTTTGACGTGGCGGATGACCTCGGAGTGAAGCATCCCGCGCGCTTCATGGGGCAGCCACATGGCTTTCCAGTATCCGGTCTGCGGGCAGACCTGTCCGCTGAAGCAACCTTTGACTGGAAACTTCGACTGGTCGAATCCGGCAGCGCCGGGCATGGGTCTGCCCGTGGCGGGTTCGAGCATCTTCTCGTCGGCGAGCCGTTTGATCAGTTCTTCGCTGGGTTTCTCCGGTGGGATGTTGGCTAGGCGGGCTTCAAGCCATTGGAGTTTGCCGTCCCATTCAGGCAGGGGCGCTGGAGGGAGCGGGACGATCTCGTTGATTTCCGGGACTTTCGGATGGGCATAGGAATAGCGTGCGAGAATGCGCCCGATAGTCTTATAGCGGCGGACACGTTCCTGGTCCTCTTCCTGGCCTAGATAGTTGAGCTCGTCTGTCTCAAGCGGACCTGCGAAACCACTCTCTAGAAATCCTGCTGAGGTTTCATCGCCTGCGGCGACGCCCATCTGAAATGCTTTCACCGCTTCGGCGTATTGCTTATGAATGGATAGCTTTACACCTAATGAGGTGGCGGCATCGCCATGACCCTGCTCCGCAGCACAACGATACATAGTGTTCGCTACTAATGGTGCAATATTAATGGGAGCCAATTTTTCAGCAATATAGGCTTGTCCTGCCGCACTACCTTCGTCAGCGGACTTGCGCAAATAGCGCAACGCCATTTCGGGATCACGTGCCAGTCCAGCTGATCCTTGCTGCAAGAACTTGCCGATGAAGAAGTATCCAGTAGCGACACCGGCAGAGATTAATTTCTGTGACAAACGTAGGTACTCGCGCCCGTCAAGTTTGAAAAAACCACGCATGGCTCCCGACTGCAGATTCATATTGGCCTTGTAATGATCATGTTCAGCTGCAATACGATACAATCGCTCAATCTCTGCATCCATCAATTTATCCTGCTTGAGCACATTGTTTTTCTGTAGCCAGCGGGCGTACTTGAACAGCACATCAGCCTCCGGATCTGGCTCGGGAATATTCTCATGAGCGCAAGTAAAAGCAAGGTTGATTTTTAATTCCGACAAGCGATCCATAGCAAACTCTCTTTTGTTATCTAGCACATGGGTATTGTTGTCACATGCGGTGACGACGAATAAGATCATAAGGAAGAATTTTTTCATCAATCCCAAGTCCAAGCAGTTGCATTACCGTAATAAAATTCCACCAATGACGCTGATGGGGCCTGCAGGTCTTGCATAAGCCCTTTATTCCGTTTAATGATCCTCTCCCATGCTCTGAACGTCTCTTCAATATCATCCCCCGCCCCCTCCTCCCCCGCATGCAGCTTCCACAATCTACGTCGCAAATCCGTCGTCACACTCGCCCACTCATGCGCAATATTCAGCTCACTGTCGACCTGCATACTTCGGGTGTTGATATTCGCGGAGCCGTGCGTCGTGAACACGTCATTGACGATCATCAACTTGGAATGGATATACACGGGCATCCATGGCTGCCCGGCAGGTGAATCCTTGGCTACCAGGGCACACACATGCACTTTCAGCCCAGGGATATCCTCCATCTTGATATGGCTTTTTTGTATTTCCTCGGTTTTCTTCGCCAGTTCTTCCGCGGACAACTGCTGTTTCCCAAGCTGCTCGATGCGCCGCAACTTGGTGAGTTCGGGGATGGTATCCGCCCGGCCCAGTGCTTCGAGCATCCGCTGAGTGTTTACGGTGCCTTTGCCAATGCCGTCATCAGTGGCGTTGGTGACCACGAACAAGTGCAGGGCGCCGTGCAGGCCCGGGTCCCGACCGGCCCGGGTCTGGTCCGCCGCGGCTTTCTTGATGGCCTCGGCAAGCGGAGGCCAGCGAAAGTACTGGTTTTCGATATAGATGAACTGGGTGGCATTGTTCACCGCTTGCAGGTACGCCTGCTCGATATCCCGGGCGCCCTCCTGTACCTGAGTGCGCAGCAACTGAGCCATCTGCAGCTTACCTGGAGCACACTTCAGTTGGCTGGCCAGGGCTTCCACCGGACGCTTCTGCAACAGGTCTTCGCCGGTTTCCTTTTTCCAGGCCTGGGCGAAGTTGTGGTGCAGATGCTCCAGTATCGGCCCGGTGATCTTGCTCGAGATATCCTGGCGCGGCGTAAAGCCGCGCGCCCCGCCGTTGGGTTCAGGCCAGTCATATGTACTGCGATTGAGCGCCGAGTGCGCATCGGTATCCCAGTACTCGTCGAGCATGTTGTGACCCATTACAAAGCCAACGGCGCGCTCGGGATCTTCATAATCGGCCAGCACGCTTTTCTGATGGTGGGTGGCGGTGGACATCAATGTATTGAGCATGGCAGCGCTGATTTCGGTGTCATGTGCTTCACGCCCGACCTGCCAGCCGATCTTCAGTCGCTCCAGCGCGTTGAAACCACGACTGACGAACAACGGCGTATTGCCCCCAAGGCGGTAAGCGGCTTTGTCATCCTTTACGGCATGGTTGAAGAACCATAGGCGATCATATTCATGTTGCTGGCGGGTGCTGTTTTGCAGCGCTCGACCGAACAGGTTGGGGAATTTGCCCGGCAGATTGGCTTCTCCCGCGAAGCCCGCCGTGTTCAGGAACATCTCCCAGCCCAGCACCCGCACCCGAACGCCCGCGGCGGCTTTGCTGCGTAACAACTCGCCTATGCTGGGCGCCCGATAGTCGCGAATGAAGAACATCGACGGCTGGAAACCCCAGCAGATGAT includes these proteins:
- a CDS encoding ImcF-related family protein, whose amino-acid sequence is MHNKRISSWIIVLCLLLGGGLLIWVDNPLVPAHGETDSFKWTAALLALGLATHLLGGLGSWIGRTLGAHAFYSTWRDKVGSRGRCEALPVEPALGDSDRMATYLRDQFGLLWRRKARLLLVVGVPEHVEAVAPTLCSRRWLDANGCLLIWGGSQAQMLDSEVIVTLQKLRPHRPVDAIVWALATAQRDDYAHMASGARHLRQLTHTLRWQPPLYLWQVCASHWPQTGRPGLPAGCLWSRRASLDAIEKSLRSLITPLREQGVQQMHKAARHDFFLRLSVGLAQSGIADWRQALSPLLNGFARGTPLRGLFFSLPLEAVPTPGLPHLLQTDDAWLGILRDRRVRGRALGWHPARVAYLGAMAGMGVALLGMLLAYAGHRAQLAEIPLAALQPGGEPPAQVFALHELARELDRLEYQREHGAPWQLGLATDWGLNANAALGERLWPLYAEGNNRLIRDVARQRLEARLRALVALPASSPQRAEAAQQAYDPLKAYLMMAQPDKVDAGFLAATLAAVDAQRADVPSGLWQTLAPRLWQFYAEQLAAHPQWAIAPDRQLIAQARQVMLGQLGQRNGEAALYHEVLEQARRHYPDLTLAQMVADTDVAALFGSDRQVPGVFTRQAWEGQVRKAIERIAEGRREQIDWVLSDQPGSVAGALSPQALKAQLTERYFADFSGAWLGFLNSLRWRKAADLPQVIDQLSLMSDVRQSPLIALVNTLAYQGQTGAQGQALADSLIQSAQRLVDVRQAPAIDQHGVGLRGPLDATFGPLLQLLDKGAEANSLQDFLTRVTRVRLKLQQISNAADPQAMTQALAQSVFQGRSVDLSDTRDYGSLLAAGLGAQWSGFGQSLFVEPLSQAWQSVLQPSAASLNRQWQRNIVAHWEGAFGGRYPFAATLSDASLPMLGQMIRRGSGHIDQFLASQLGGVLHREGKHWVADRGNSQGLRFNPQFLKALDQLSELAEVLYTDGNLGLHFDLRAKPVRDVVQTTLRLDGQTLEYFNQMESWQRFAWPGRNDYPGVQLSWTSLTRDSQVFGEYEGSWGLIRWLELAKVTPLDDSDTRFRLVLKAPDGLPLTWHLRTDLGHGPLALLKLRGFKLPEQIFQTSAVSGEYLSMEES
- a CDS encoding sel1 repeat family protein, producing MTGILRRSLANFKFRHEGALDITSKRIKYSAAFALIRDQSVKFTRGAMASACLVIAACDNSQTNSANKVADIDSLADVKANLAFTCVHEKIPEPDPEPDLLFKYARWLQKNNVLKQDKLVDVEIERLYRIAAEHRHYKANMNLQSGAMRGFFILGGREYLRLSQELISGGVATGYFFIGKFLQQGSAGLARDPEMALRYLRKSADEGSAQGQAYIAKKLAPINIAPLVANAMYRCAAEQGHGDAATSLGVKLSIYKQYAEAVKAFQMGVAAGDETSAGFLESGFAGPLETNKLNYLGQKEDQERVRRYNTIWRILARYSYAHPKVPEINEIVPLPPAALPEWDGKLQWLEERLANIPPEKPSEELIKRLADEKMLEPATGRPMPKAAGFDQSNLPVKGCVSGRLCLQTGYWKTLEPIGWRLTG
- a CDS encoding sel1 repeat family protein, which translates into the protein MKKFFLMILFVVTACDNNTHVLDNKREFAMDRLSELKINLAFTCAHENIPEPDPEADVLFKYARWLQKNNVLKQDKLMDAEIERLYRIAAEHDHYKANMNLQSGAMRGFFKLDGREYLRLSQKLISAGVATGYFFIGKFLQQGSAGLARDPEMALRYLRKSADEGSAAGQAYIAEKLAPINIAPLVANTMYRCAAEQGHGDAATSLGVKLSIHKQYAEAVKAFQMGVAAGDETSAGFLESGFAGPLETDELNYLGQEEDQERVRRYKTIGRILARYSYAHPKVPEINEIVPLPPAPLPEWDGKLQWLEARLANIPPEKPSEELIKRLADEKMLEPATGRPMPGAAGFDQSKFPVKGCFSGQVCPQTGYWKAMWLPHEARGMLHSEVIRHVKEGEIMPTHFAERYFVRSWPFSDKHTVTEERVHWGLLG
- a CDS encoding PAAR domain-containing protein, translating into MQPLVRLGDKLTSGGEVLTAQSGMIFMGLPAACMGDLVQCPLPGHGRNQIAEGDSAFIANGKPVALQGHVCRCGCALISSLSNAGKA
- the tssG gene encoding type VI secretion system baseplate subunit TssG, with the translated sequence MDRKSQSAHSRLNASGVLEQLGPGISEANLYRFCQLLERAVPGSAPLGSSASPADDPVRFKPHRGLAFAASELHSLEYPPGHPARPATVRTWLLGLYGVDSPLPSDYVEDIAQGVEGHEALEAFLDIFNHRIFTQFYRIWRKYSYPASFEAGGRDATSRCLLGLVGLGIPGTASHIATPVSRFLALLGVMRLPTRNAEGVGALVDLLAPGTGVAVQAHQPLPMRLVPAPSLSRAHPVILGDGIPIGGEGVDVNSQILVQLFTDDRAQARGWLPGQPLHSDLLVLLRVYLGWRCSARLQLHLPLRCLPLPIIGAPGLLLGMTAVLGLSDHAARHPEHASIRIELGSYHGLAAPLSLIKEVEHVHY
- the tssF gene encoding type VI secretion system baseplate subunit TssF, translating into MKDENLTLRYFDAEMRYLREAGQEFAEAFPDRAAYLHMDQPGARDPYVERLFEGFAFLMGRLREKLDDDLPELTEGLVSLLWPHYLRAIPSLSVVELRPDLQRMKQCEPISKGFAVLSQPIGPAQTRCQYTTTRDTLLRPLQLDSLQVAREPDGRSLLRLGFTCGARADWQQVPLADLSFYLHADAPIASALHRALTLQTQAIHLRLPGEPRRRATEASFVASGFAEHERLWPLAKGAFSGYQLLLEYFTFRPKFMFVTLRGLEHLDLGGQPSGFELEVVLNESWPDELPLEAANLRLHAVPVINLFALEADPLTLGPQQSEYLLRPMRLQDGHTEIFSVDGVSSALDGGLQPYVPFSSFRHKGGMLREAAPERYFHTRLKRNVAGLHDTWLVLGGDGFDRDSLGVNHSLSLHLTGTNGLLPRKALGSTLLDTAVKPGQSGLRVRNLCAPTLPCYPPSRDRFHWRVLSHLGSTYLSMMDNAEVLRGTLALYDWSGCEANRRQLAAILQVRHALIQRLEKNFVKRGVDIQVTLDSNGFLGEGDICLFGEMLSRFFAIYADVHLFNQLTLILQPSGKCLRWTENHSQHIPG